A window from Engraulis encrasicolus isolate BLACKSEA-1 chromosome 11, IST_EnEncr_1.0, whole genome shotgun sequence encodes these proteins:
- the LOC134459098 gene encoding lens fiber major intrinsic protein-like produces the protein MFYTVAEMNPARSFTPAMFKRNFMNHWVYWVGPMICGAMGTIMYDFMLFPCMHCLAERVATLKGSRPLEQDPCVEAIKLKTYTVSLTPSQEKQRPARLIIVAPLLPATHLFSSQQSSSPPQTSPLPRHQQPATPTKD, from the exons atgttctacactgtagctgaaatgaaccctgccagatccttcacccctgctatgttcaagaggaacttcatgaaccactgg gtgtactgggtgggtcccatgatctgtggtgctatgggcaccatcatgtacgacttcatgctcttcccctgCATGCACTGCCTGGCCGAGagggtagccaccctgaaaggcagtcGGCCTCTGGAGCAGGACCCTTGTGTGGAGGCCATCAAGCTCAAGACCTATACCGTAAGCCTGACACCAAGCCAGGAGAAGCAGAGGCCAGCCAGACTTATTATAGTAGCCCCCCTACTTCCAGCaacccacctcttctcctcccagcaatccagctctcctcctcaaACTTCACCCCTGCCCCgtcaccaacaaccagcaaccCCAACAAAAGACTGA